A genomic window from Algoriphagus sp. Y33 includes:
- a CDS encoding electron transfer flavoprotein subunit alpha/FixB family protein produces MSILVYIEQAEGNVKKTSLEAVSFANALAAQTGEGDVVAVALGTIGQKELAAIGKAGAAKVLHGADSKLDAGVIQAHASAVAQAFNLIGAKTLVLAKSSLGDAVAARLAIKLNAGLVSNVVELPKTDAGFVVKRSIYTGKAFAETTVTTDNKILAIKKNAIDLKQDGPDAKVESFDVAISDSDFVSKITATERATGDILLPEADIVVSGGRGLKGPENWGMVEEMAKTLGAATACSKPVSDLGWRPHHEHVGQTGIKVAPTLYIAIGISGAIQHLAGVNSSKCIVVINKDPDAPFFKAADYGIVGDAFEVVPKLNEAFKAEL; encoded by the coding sequence ATGTCAATATTAGTTTATATAGAACAAGCTGAAGGCAATGTGAAAAAGACGAGCCTTGAGGCGGTCTCTTTTGCTAATGCTTTAGCTGCACAGACCGGTGAGGGAGATGTGGTGGCGGTAGCACTGGGCACTATCGGTCAGAAAGAATTAGCCGCTATTGGGAAAGCCGGTGCGGCGAAAGTACTTCATGGAGCAGACAGCAAATTGGATGCAGGAGTGATCCAAGCACATGCTTCAGCGGTAGCTCAGGCATTTAATCTTATTGGGGCTAAAACTTTGGTGTTGGCAAAGTCATCCTTGGGTGATGCAGTAGCAGCCAGATTGGCTATTAAGCTGAATGCCGGGCTGGTGTCCAATGTGGTGGAATTGCCAAAAACCGATGCAGGATTTGTGGTGAAGAGAAGTATTTATACGGGAAAAGCTTTCGCGGAAACAACTGTTACGACTGACAATAAAATTCTGGCAATCAAAAAAAATGCAATTGATCTGAAGCAGGATGGCCCTGATGCAAAAGTGGAGAGCTTCGATGTCGCTATAAGTGATTCGGATTTCGTTTCTAAAATCACTGCTACAGAGCGAGCTACCGGTGACATTTTACTTCCGGAAGCCGATATCGTCGTATCGGGTGGAAGAGGATTGAAAGGTCCGGAAAATTGGGGCATGGTTGAGGAAATGGCAAAAACGTTGGGAGCAGCTACAGCATGTTCTAAACCTGTTTCTGATCTTGGATGGAGGCCTCATCATGAGCACGTAGGGCAGACAGGCATAAAAGTCGCTCCAACTTTGTACATAGCGATAGGAATTTCAGGAGCTATTCAACATCTTGCAGGGGTAAATTCCTCAAAGTGCATTGTGGTAATCAATAAAGATCCGGATGCGCCCTTTTTCAAAGCTGCGGATTATGGAATCGTTGGTGATGCTTTTGAGGTTGTACCCAAACTAAACGAAGCGTTTAAAGCTGAATTATAA
- a CDS encoding electron transfer flavoprotein subunit beta/FixA family protein: MKILVCITHVPDTTSKIQFTADNTKFDTTGVQYIIGPYDDYALARAVELRDQASGKLTVLNVGEADSDPTLRKALAIGADEAIRVNSVPKDSYFVAQQIAHYAKEGAYDLILMGRESIDFNGGMVHGMVGELLGIPSFSPVMKLDIDGSTVKMVREIEGGKEMLEASLPLIAGCQEPIAEWKIPNMRGIMSARTKPLNVVESVSQETQAEASKYELPPAKGSVKLIDKDNVTELVKLLKNEAKVF; the protein is encoded by the coding sequence ATGAAGATTCTTGTTTGTATCACCCACGTCCCCGATACTACCTCCAAGATTCAGTTTACGGCCGACAATACCAAGTTCGATACTACCGGAGTGCAATATATTATCGGTCCATACGATGATTATGCCTTGGCACGTGCTGTGGAACTTAGGGATCAGGCGAGTGGTAAGTTAACTGTTTTGAATGTAGGAGAAGCGGATTCCGATCCTACCCTGAGAAAAGCGCTTGCAATAGGGGCTGATGAAGCGATCCGTGTAAATTCTGTTCCAAAGGATTCTTATTTTGTAGCACAGCAAATTGCGCATTATGCAAAGGAAGGTGCATATGATTTGATCTTGATGGGTAGAGAATCTATCGATTTCAATGGAGGCATGGTCCATGGCATGGTAGGAGAGTTGTTGGGAATTCCTTCATTTTCTCCTGTGATGAAGTTGGATATAGACGGATCTACAGTAAAAATGGTCAGAGAAATTGAAGGTGGTAAGGAAATGCTGGAAGCGAGCCTTCCGCTAATTGCAGGCTGTCAGGAACCCATTGCAGAATGGAAGATTCCAAATATGCGTGGAATTATGTCTGCGAGAACCAAGCCGCTGAATGTAGTAGAATCTGTCTCTCAGGAGACCCAGGCTGAAGCAAGCAAATATGAGCTTCCTCCGGCAAAGGGCTCGGTGAAACTAATAGATAAAGATAATGTGACAGAGCTTGTGAAGCTGCTGAAAAACGAAGCAAAAGTTTTTTAA
- a CDS encoding tetratricopeptide repeat protein — protein sequence MTNLERTQLLKQFAEEEPGNPFNWYALALEYRETDEEEAFTLFEKVLTDHPTYLAAYFPAAHFYAEMGEIDQSKLIFEKGIVLAREQDNLKALQELQNAYQNFLFENDLD from the coding sequence ATGACCAATCTGGAAAGGACACAATTACTCAAGCAATTTGCCGAAGAAGAACCTGGAAATCCCTTCAACTGGTATGCCTTGGCTTTAGAATATAGAGAAACGGATGAAGAAGAGGCATTTACCCTATTTGAAAAGGTACTAACCGACCATCCAACCTACCTTGCGGCTTACTTTCCCGCAGCTCATTTCTATGCGGAAATGGGTGAAATAGATCAATCAAAATTGATTTTTGAAAAGGGAATAGTATTGGCTCGGGAGCAAGATAATTTGAAAGCTCTTCAAGAACTACAGAATGCCTATCAGAATTTTCTCTTTGAGAATGATTTGGATTAA
- a CDS encoding zinc-binding dehydrogenase, with the protein MKAITLDSTKNSNLLLTEVQEKGVSEGEVRVSIKAAALNHRDEWCRQGLYPNIKDGVILGSDGAGIVTELGEGVDKEWLQKEVIVNPAMNWGENQKVQSASFEILGMPGNGTLAESVIVPVDRLHTKPDHLSWEEAGALPLAGLTAFRALTYKGSIQPGENLLVTGFGGGVAQFAVQFGLALDAKVSTSSSSKKKLEKAHALGVTHVFDYQYSNWTSKALTNVDGFDLIIDGAVGDTLGQLIQVAKPGGKIVFYGATLGNPSKLEARKIFWNQLQIIGTTMGSDLDFKNMVSLVCKKKIHPIIDRVFKFEEAEQAFDRMRDGKQMGKIVLVP; encoded by the coding sequence ATGAAGGCAATTACATTAGATAGTACTAAGAATTCCAACCTGCTTTTGACTGAAGTTCAGGAAAAGGGGGTGTCCGAGGGAGAAGTTCGGGTTTCCATCAAAGCGGCAGCATTGAATCACAGGGATGAATGGTGCCGCCAAGGGTTATATCCGAATATTAAAGATGGCGTGATTCTCGGTTCTGATGGTGCCGGGATAGTAACTGAGCTGGGAGAGGGTGTGGATAAAGAATGGTTGCAAAAAGAGGTGATCGTTAATCCCGCAATGAATTGGGGGGAAAACCAAAAAGTACAAAGTGCATCTTTTGAGATTCTCGGAATGCCGGGGAATGGAACATTGGCTGAATCGGTGATTGTACCTGTAGATAGGCTTCACACTAAGCCTGACCATTTATCTTGGGAGGAGGCGGGAGCATTGCCTCTTGCAGGTTTGACTGCTTTTCGTGCCCTTACTTATAAGGGAAGCATTCAGCCGGGGGAAAATCTGCTGGTCACCGGCTTTGGAGGCGGCGTGGCTCAGTTTGCTGTGCAGTTTGGGCTGGCCTTAGATGCCAAAGTTTCTACAAGCAGCAGCAGTAAGAAAAAATTGGAAAAAGCCCATGCATTAGGAGTGACACATGTATTTGACTATCAGTATAGCAACTGGACATCGAAGGCACTAACTAACGTAGATGGCTTTGATTTGATAATTGACGGAGCAGTGGGAGATACGTTGGGCCAGCTGATACAAGTCGCAAAACCTGGAGGGAAGATAGTGTTCTACGGAGCTACTCTAGGCAATCCAAGTAAGCTTGAGGCGAGAAAAATATTCTGGAATCAGTTACAGATAATAGGAACCACGATGGGCTCGGATCTGGATTTTAAGAATATGGTTTCTTTAGTTTGCAAAAAGAAAATACATCCGATTATAGATCGGGTTTTCAAGTTCGAAGAGGCTGAACAAGCCTTTGACCGTATGCGTGATGGCAAACAGATGGGTAAGATCGTGCTGGTACCTTAG
- the dnaB gene encoding replicative DNA helicase has product MTEKSSNPRITRNKPNNQNSNMLGKMPPQAIDLEEAVLGALMLEKEALTNVIDILKVESFYKDSHQVIFQAILDLFTESQPIDLLTVTSQLRKSGNLEIAGGAFYVTELTSKVASAANIEYHARIITEQSIKREMIRIASDIQKDAYEETTDVFELLDKMEQNLFEISEKNIRKNYSDMKSIMRDAIIELEARKGQKDGLTGVPSGLTALDRVTSGWQKSDLVIIAARPAMGKTAFVLSVLRNAAVDHNRPVAIFSLEMSSIQLVNRLISSEAELDSEKIKKGTLAEHEWAQLVHKTAKLSKAPLFVDDTPALSILELRAKCRKLKAQHDIQMIVIDYLQLMSGDSKSGGGGNREQEIASISRALKKIAKELEVPVIALSQLSRAVETRGGDKRPQLSDLRESGAIEQDADMVMFLYRPEYYGITEDEDNNSTQGVGEVIIAKHRNGSLDTVRLRFIGRYTKFQDLDGFGTMQDPQGGNALYRPTFAAQSSGVSEFDSGNTIKLQSKANSDDGDELLNRNNSEDAF; this is encoded by the coding sequence ATGACCGAGAAAAGCAGCAATCCACGTATCACCCGCAACAAGCCTAACAATCAAAATTCCAATATGCTGGGTAAAATGCCCCCGCAAGCCATTGATCTTGAGGAGGCTGTGCTTGGTGCTTTGATGCTGGAAAAGGAAGCGCTTACGAATGTGATAGATATTCTGAAGGTAGAGAGTTTCTATAAGGATTCGCATCAGGTTATTTTTCAGGCTATTCTGGATTTATTTACCGAAAGTCAGCCTATTGATTTGCTTACCGTGACTTCCCAGCTTCGAAAAAGCGGTAATCTGGAGATTGCAGGGGGTGCCTTTTATGTAACCGAACTTACTTCCAAAGTAGCTTCTGCGGCTAATATCGAATATCATGCAAGGATTATCACCGAACAATCGATCAAGCGTGAGATGATCAGAATTGCTTCAGATATTCAAAAAGATGCATACGAGGAAACAACCGATGTTTTTGAGTTGTTGGACAAGATGGAGCAGAATCTTTTTGAGATATCCGAAAAAAATATCCGAAAAAATTATTCTGACATGAAGTCCATCATGCGGGATGCTATTATCGAATTGGAAGCCAGAAAAGGACAGAAAGATGGACTTACTGGAGTTCCTTCCGGTTTGACAGCATTAGATCGGGTGACCTCGGGATGGCAGAAATCAGATTTGGTAATTATTGCAGCACGTCCCGCGATGGGAAAGACGGCGTTTGTACTTTCGGTATTGAGAAACGCCGCTGTGGATCACAATCGTCCCGTTGCTATTTTCTCATTGGAGATGTCTTCCATTCAGTTGGTGAATCGTTTGATTTCTTCAGAAGCTGAGCTTGATTCTGAGAAAATAAAAAAAGGAACACTTGCAGAGCATGAATGGGCTCAATTGGTTCATAAGACTGCCAAGCTATCCAAAGCTCCACTTTTTGTTGACGATACGCCTGCACTTTCCATTCTTGAATTGCGGGCGAAATGTAGAAAGCTTAAGGCGCAGCACGATATTCAGATGATTGTAATCGATTATTTACAGTTGATGTCCGGTGATTCCAAAAGTGGAGGAGGAGGAAACCGTGAACAGGAGATTGCGAGTATTTCCCGGGCCTTGAAGAAAATCGCAAAAGAACTTGAGGTGCCCGTAATTGCGCTCTCGCAGCTTTCCAGAGCTGTGGAAACAAGGGGCGGGGATAAGCGTCCACAGCTTTCGGATTTGAGGGAATCGGGTGCTATTGAGCAAGATGCCGATATGGTGATGTTCCTGTACCGTCCCGAATATTATGGAATCACTGAAGATGAGGACAATAACTCTACTCAAGGGGTAGGGGAAGTAATCATCGCAAAACACAGAAATGGTTCTTTGGATACGGTAAGACTTCGATTTATCGGTAGATATACTAAGTTTCAGGATTTGGACGGCTTTGGGACTATGCAAGATCCTCAAGGTGGAAATGCTCTGTACAGACCAACTTTTGCCGCTCAGTCAAGCGGAGTGTCTGAATTTGATTCAGGAAATACAATCAAACTCCAGAGTAAAGCCAACAGCGATGATGGAGATGAGCTACTGAATAGAAATAATTCTGAAGATGCTTTTTAA
- the murC gene encoding UDP-N-acetylmuramate--L-alanine ligase translates to MNNYHFIAVGGAVMHNLALALVEKGYQVTGSDDEIYEPSRTRLEKAGVLPAEYGWFPEKITSDLDGIILGMHARIDNPELLKAQECGIPIYSFPEFIYNQSQYKKRVIVAGSHGKTSITSVILHVLKDQQIDFDYLVGAQIEGFDLMVKLSDAPLIIIEGDEYLTSPLDRTPKFFHYKHDIALVSGIAWDHYNVFPDFEEYREQFSKLMDMTPESGELIYCEADPLVKEAAEKSPIDAKKTAYEAHPAIIKDGKTYLETENGLIPICIFGEHNLQNLQGAMDICLSLGLSKKQFYESIQTFKGAAKRQELLVRNENSSLFRDFAHAPSKLKATVSAVKTQFPQRKLYAVQELHTYSSLNKEFLPNYAGSMEAADVAIVYLDPHAVALKKLELMDVDTLRDGFQRPDLILFTDSKSLKEYLLAQDYTNSNLLLMSSGSYDKMDLEPIKTKFN, encoded by the coding sequence ATGAATAACTATCACTTTATAGCCGTAGGTGGAGCCGTGATGCATAATTTGGCGCTGGCACTGGTAGAAAAAGGCTATCAGGTTACAGGTTCGGACGATGAAATCTACGAGCCCTCCAGGACAAGATTAGAAAAAGCCGGGGTTTTACCTGCTGAGTACGGCTGGTTTCCTGAGAAAATCACTTCAGACTTGGATGGCATCATTCTGGGAATGCATGCCAGAATTGATAATCCAGAGCTACTCAAGGCACAAGAGTGCGGAATACCCATTTATTCCTTTCCTGAGTTTATATACAACCAGAGTCAGTACAAAAAGCGGGTGATCGTGGCCGGTTCTCATGGCAAAACATCTATCACTTCGGTGATTCTCCATGTGCTGAAAGATCAGCAAATTGATTTTGACTACTTGGTCGGTGCCCAGATCGAGGGGTTTGACCTGATGGTAAAACTGTCGGATGCTCCCCTGATCATCATAGAAGGCGATGAATACCTCACTTCTCCACTGGACAGAACTCCGAAGTTTTTCCATTATAAGCATGACATTGCATTGGTCAGCGGAATCGCGTGGGATCATTACAATGTATTTCCCGATTTCGAAGAATACAGGGAACAATTCAGCAAATTGATGGATATGACTCCTGAGTCAGGAGAATTAATTTATTGCGAAGCTGATCCTTTGGTAAAAGAAGCAGCAGAGAAAAGTCCGATTGATGCTAAGAAAACGGCTTACGAAGCCCATCCGGCAATAATCAAAGACGGAAAGACTTATCTGGAAACCGAAAATGGATTAATTCCTATTTGTATTTTTGGAGAACACAACCTACAAAACCTCCAAGGTGCGATGGATATCTGCCTGTCCTTAGGATTGTCAAAAAAACAGTTTTACGAAAGCATTCAGACATTCAAAGGAGCAGCAAAAAGACAAGAACTCTTGGTCAGGAATGAAAATTCAAGCCTTTTCCGGGACTTCGCCCACGCTCCTTCCAAATTGAAAGCCACAGTCTCGGCGGTAAAAACCCAATTCCCTCAAAGAAAACTTTATGCTGTGCAGGAATTACATACCTACTCTTCTTTGAATAAGGAGTTTTTGCCTAATTATGCCGGCTCAATGGAAGCTGCGGACGTAGCAATTGTGTACCTTGATCCGCATGCAGTAGCTTTGAAAAAACTAGAGCTGATGGATGTAGATACCTTGCGTGATGGATTCCAGAGACCAGATTTAATATTATTTACCGATAGCAAAAGCCTGAAGGAATATCTTCTGGCTCAAGACTACACTAATTCCAACCTTCTTTTGATGAGTTCGGGATCCTATGACAAAATGGACCTGGAACCGATTAAAACCAAATTCAACTAA
- a CDS encoding 3'-5' exonuclease — MKLNLRNSIAFFDLEATGINISTDRIVEISIVKIMPDGGQEIYTKKINPTIPIPLESSLIHGIYDKDIKQEKTFKELAKEIFQFIGQSDLAGFNILKYDIPLLVEEFLRAGIEFDLDKRNLLDAQKIFFMMEKRNLTAAYKFYCGQKLENAHSAEADTLATLDVFKAQVERYVGEEMEDLQGNKMGVFENDMKKLHELLNEKMVDLAGRFVFNNEGVEVFNFGKQKGTPVTQVLKDEPGYYDWMMRGDFPLDTKRKLTQIKLRGFNQ, encoded by the coding sequence ATGAAATTAAACTTAAGGAATTCCATAGCATTTTTTGACCTGGAAGCAACCGGAATCAATATCTCTACAGACCGGATTGTGGAGATTTCTATTGTAAAAATAATGCCGGATGGCGGTCAGGAGATCTACACCAAAAAAATCAATCCTACTATTCCTATTCCTTTGGAGTCTTCGCTAATCCACGGCATCTACGATAAGGATATCAAACAGGAGAAGACGTTTAAGGAACTGGCAAAGGAAATATTCCAGTTTATCGGACAATCGGATCTTGCAGGATTCAACATCTTAAAATACGACATTCCTTTACTAGTGGAAGAATTTCTACGGGCAGGAATCGAATTTGATCTGGACAAGCGAAATTTACTGGATGCACAAAAGATCTTTTTCATGATGGAAAAGCGAAATCTTACCGCTGCGTACAAATTCTATTGCGGACAAAAACTCGAAAATGCACATAGTGCCGAAGCTGACACTTTAGCAACACTGGATGTATTTAAAGCTCAGGTAGAACGCTATGTGGGTGAAGAAATGGAAGATTTGCAAGGCAATAAAATGGGGGTTTTCGAAAATGACATGAAGAAGCTACATGAGCTCCTCAATGAAAAAATGGTAGATCTGGCAGGAAGGTTTGTCTTCAATAATGAGGGTGTAGAAGTATTCAACTTCGGAAAGCAAAAAGGAACTCCAGTCACTCAGGTGCTAAAAGATGAGCCTGGTTATTACGACTGGATGATGCGTGGCGACTTTCCACTTGACACCAAACGAAAACTTACCCAAATCAAGCTGAGAGGCTTTAATCAATAA
- a CDS encoding M48 family metallopeptidase has translation MKKIAILFCAGLILYSCAKVPLTGRSQLSLVSNEEIQPLVNEQYGQVLKEDKVLTNTADGQKVLRVGKRMAAAVEDYLVSKGYKELASSFDWEFNLLESDQVNAWCMPGGKVAFYTGIMPLTQNETGIAVVMGHEIAHAVASHSAERMSNGMVTNMGVSVLSTAMGQNPTLTQSLFLQSVGIGSQLGMLKFSRKHELEADEMGLIFMAIAGYDPREAPIFWQRMLEKENGAAPPEFLSTHPASQTRIDKLNNLMPEALAYYKK, from the coding sequence ATGAAAAAGATAGCAATTTTATTTTGCGCCGGGCTAATACTTTATTCCTGCGCCAAAGTGCCATTGACAGGGAGAAGTCAGCTTTCCTTGGTATCAAATGAAGAGATTCAGCCTTTGGTGAATGAGCAATATGGTCAGGTTTTAAAAGAGGATAAGGTGTTGACCAATACAGCGGATGGGCAGAAAGTACTCAGAGTGGGGAAACGTATGGCTGCGGCAGTAGAAGATTATTTGGTATCTAAAGGCTATAAGGAATTGGCCAGCTCCTTTGATTGGGAGTTTAACTTGCTTGAAAGTGATCAAGTAAATGCTTGGTGTATGCCGGGAGGCAAAGTAGCATTTTACACAGGGATTATGCCTCTAACCCAGAACGAAACAGGTATAGCCGTGGTGATGGGGCATGAGATAGCCCACGCAGTAGCCTCTCATTCGGCAGAGCGTATGTCAAATGGCATGGTTACCAACATGGGGGTAAGCGTATTGTCTACAGCCATGGGACAAAATCCGACCTTGACCCAATCTCTTTTCTTGCAGTCTGTAGGGATAGGCAGCCAACTAGGGATGTTGAAATTTTCTAGAAAACATGAGTTGGAAGCTGATGAAATGGGATTGATTTTTATGGCTATTGCAGGATATGACCCTAGGGAGGCACCGATTTTCTGGCAAAGAATGCTGGAGAAAGAAAATGGAGCAGCTCCACCTGAGTTTCTTTCCACACACCCGGCTTCACAGACCAGAATTGACAAACTGAATAACCTTATGCCAGAAGCGCTAGCTTATTACAAAAAGTAA
- a CDS encoding PaaI family thioesterase, protein MSINKTIRTLNSDALSYQKKMSNPLYFWFGMLVRLPSAVFWKIRIEELGAEKCIVTIPYSWRTQNPFKSIYFAAMAGAAELSTGALCQLAISGLGKYSMLVVDFRAEYFKKANQKITFSCLQGAELFEMLESLKPNDTGKLMMISSGKNPQGEEVARFFVTWSFKRKL, encoded by the coding sequence ATGAGCATTAATAAAACCATAAGAACCTTAAATTCAGACGCTTTGTCTTATCAAAAAAAGATGAGCAATCCACTCTATTTTTGGTTTGGTATGTTGGTCAGGCTTCCTTCTGCTGTGTTCTGGAAAATCCGAATTGAGGAATTGGGAGCTGAAAAATGTATAGTAACCATTCCATATTCTTGGAGAACACAGAATCCTTTTAAGTCTATTTATTTTGCGGCTATGGCAGGGGCGGCCGAATTGAGCACAGGCGCACTGTGTCAACTGGCAATAAGCGGGTTGGGAAAATATTCCATGCTGGTTGTTGATTTCAGAGCAGAATATTTTAAGAAAGCCAATCAAAAAATCACGTTTTCCTGTTTGCAGGGGGCTGAATTATTTGAAATGCTTGAATCTCTTAAGCCAAATGATACGGGAAAGTTGATGATGATTTCCAGCGGTAAGAATCCGCAGGGCGAAGAAGTAGCTCGCTTCTTTGTAACTTGGTCTTTCAAAAGAAAACTCTAA
- a CDS encoding carboxypeptidase-like regulatory domain-containing protein yields MKFRLLFFLYFAFLPALLAQRSYTGNVLDANDKRYLEGVSVEVVGTENVDTTNTRGYFSVNGESGDTLLISFPGFIAQKLVLEEETFLMIQIQDRARLLPTFEVKSDPYSFRFKDGKLVLIDPDEETSLSKKGGISAGYLDSPNGGVAIAGVLSSLTKRAKQEREYQKKQEWMRRRAGYYEVIESDSVRQNFMVKYQLKRSDWDRMIIRFNEGNSYHEFLDWSKERVYATLSEFIQREAQWGY; encoded by the coding sequence ATGAAATTTAGGCTCCTGTTCTTTCTGTACTTTGCTTTTCTCCCGGCACTATTGGCTCAGAGATCATATACAGGAAATGTATTGGATGCAAACGATAAGAGATATCTCGAAGGAGTATCAGTAGAGGTGGTAGGAACAGAAAATGTAGACACCACCAATACTCGAGGTTATTTTTCGGTCAATGGAGAAAGTGGAGATACACTACTTATTTCTTTTCCGGGATTTATAGCGCAAAAGCTGGTGCTGGAGGAAGAAACCTTTCTTATGATTCAGATTCAGGACAGAGCCAGGTTGCTTCCTACATTTGAAGTGAAATCAGACCCATATAGCTTCCGCTTCAAAGACGGCAAGCTGGTGTTGATAGATCCTGATGAAGAAACATCACTTTCCAAAAAAGGAGGGATTAGTGCGGGATATCTGGATTCCCCTAATGGAGGAGTAGCCATAGCAGGTGTATTGTCTTCTTTGACAAAAAGAGCCAAGCAAGAGCGGGAATACCAAAAAAAGCAAGAATGGATGAGAAGGAGAGCAGGCTATTATGAAGTGATTGAATCGGATTCAGTACGTCAGAATTTTATGGTTAAGTATCAGCTGAAACGCTCGGATTGGGACAGAATGATTATCCGATTCAATGAAGGAAATAGTTATCATGAATTTTTAGACTGGAGCAAAGAACGTGTTTATGCTACTTTGAGCGAGTTTATCCAGCGAGAGGCTCAATGGGGTTATTAG
- a CDS encoding glutamate--tRNA ligase family protein: MNFTLTRYAPTPSGFLHLGNLYSFLVTKVLGEITGAKILLRIDDLDRDRYRTEYVQDIFDTLDFMEISYDLGPKTIEEFEKEWSQIHRMNMYQEALEKIRDRKLVFACDCTRKKIQQMDSSGYYLGHCQIRNIPLERNETCWRIDTFDTDFIKVKTYSEGVKSYTLPEDSAFFIVRKKDKLPAYQLTSVLDDVHYGVDLVVRGNDLLGSTLDQQIVAKGLDISSFQEATFHHHSLLKGPKNKKLSKSEGATSLQFLRKEGKKPADIYGILGEMTGMKEPIRDFDSFKANLII, translated from the coding sequence ATGAATTTCACGCTTACACGATACGCCCCTACCCCGAGTGGTTTTTTACACCTGGGAAATCTCTATTCTTTTTTAGTAACCAAAGTTCTAGGAGAAATTACCGGTGCCAAAATCCTTCTAAGGATAGACGACTTGGACCGTGACCGGTACAGAACTGAATACGTTCAGGACATTTTTGATACGCTGGATTTTATGGAAATCAGCTATGATCTTGGACCAAAAACCATTGAAGAATTTGAAAAAGAATGGTCTCAGATCCATAGAATGAATATGTATCAGGAAGCATTGGAGAAAATCAGAGATCGAAAATTAGTCTTTGCCTGTGATTGCACCCGTAAGAAAATACAACAAATGGATTCTTCCGGCTATTATTTGGGACATTGCCAAATCAGGAATATTCCGTTGGAAAGAAATGAAACTTGCTGGCGTATAGACACGTTCGACACGGATTTCATCAAAGTCAAAACTTACTCAGAGGGAGTGAAATCCTATACCCTTCCGGAAGATTCTGCTTTCTTTATAGTTAGGAAAAAAGACAAGCTTCCTGCCTATCAGCTGACCTCAGTACTAGACGACGTACACTACGGTGTGGATCTGGTCGTAAGGGGAAATGATTTACTGGGATCGACTTTGGATCAGCAAATCGTAGCCAAAGGTCTTGATATCTCCTCCTTTCAAGAAGCGACATTCCATCACCATTCTCTACTAAAAGGACCGAAAAACAAAAAGCTGTCTAAATCCGAGGGAGCTACATCTCTTCAATTTCTGAGAAAAGAAGGCAAGAAACCTGCTGATATTTATGGAATTCTGGGTGAAATGACTGGAATGAAAGAGCCCATTCGGGATTTCGATTCTTTTAAGGCAAATCTTATAATCTAA